The sequence below is a genomic window from Streptococcus oralis.
TGTGGACAGCGAGGCGTCTTCTCACGTCCGTCGTATAACCGGTATAATAGGAACCATCACGACACTCCAGCACATACATATAAGCCTTATAATCCATAATAAATCTCTTGAATTTCTGGCGTATAAGAACCATCATCATTGTGAACAATGAGTGGTGGCAGGACCTTGAAGCCACTTGTCGATCCATCCTTGATAGCTTCGATTAAGAGCATATTGGCCTCCTTCTCTCGTTTAGGATAGACAAATTGCAGGCGCTTAGGTGCCAAATTGTGGCGTTTGAGCATGTCTAGGATATCCAAGAGCCGATCTGGACGATGAACCATGGCCAAACGGCCATTGGATTTGAGAATACTCTGAGCACTTCGACAAATTTCTTCTAGGTTAGTTGCAATTTCGTGTCTTGCTAGGAGGTAGTGTTCACTCTCGTTGAGATTGGAATGTGGATCCACCTTGAAATAAGGTGGATTGCACAAAATCATATCCACCTTACTTCCTTGAATGTGGGCAGGCATATTTTTCAAATCATCACAGATGACCTGCATCTGCTCTTCCAAGCCATTCAACTGAACCGAACGCTCCGCCATATCTGCCAAGCGCTCCTGAATCTCTACAGATAATATCTGCGCTTGAGTACGAGTGCTGGCAAAAAGCCCTACTGCCCCATTTCCTGCACAAAAGTCCACAATTAAGCCCCGTTTAGGAAAGCGCGGAAAGCGCGACAAGAGTACACTATCCACCGAATAGCTAAACACCTCTTTATTTTGAATGATTTTGATATCTGTCGAAAAGAGCTGATTGATTCGCTCTCCTGGTTTTAATAATTGTTCTTGCATATACGATTTTAATAAAAGATACGAAATCTAATAGACTAGTTTTTCTCTTTCAGATTGTTGAGGGCTTCCTTTGTCCAGATCGGCATCATTCGCCCAAGTGGTGCAAATCCGTACTTGATCCGATCATTTGAAAAACGTCTCCGTCTTGGCAATTGATGTTTCTCTTCCTCCAAAGTACGGATAGAAAGACTGGCTTTTCCAGTGTATTCGTCAAAATCCACCACCTGTACTTGAACCTCATCACCAATTTTCAAAACTTCATAGATATTTTCGATAAATCCTGTCCGAATCTCTGAAATATGAATCAGCCCAATCACCCCTGTCTCTAATTCGACAAAGGCACCATAGGGCTGAATTCCTGTAATACGCCCATTTAGCTTATCACCAATTTTCATCCTAGTCCTCAATTTCAATCGTTTCAATAACCACATCTTCAACTGGTTTGTCCATTGCACCAGTCTCAACAGCTGCAATGGTATCTAAGACAGCAAAAGATGCTGCATCTACCAATTGCCCAAAAACAGTATGGCGACGGTCAAGGTGAGGAGTTCCACCTTGTTCCGCATAGATTTCTGCAATCGGTTCAGGCCAACCACCACGCGCAATCTCTTTCTTAGAGTATGGCAAGTGTTGGTTTTGCACGATAAAGAACTGGCTACCATTGGTATTTGGACCCGCATTGGCCATAGAAAGGGCACCACGGATATTATAAAGTTCTTCAGAAAATTCATCTTCAAAAGAGTCGCCGTAGATTGATTCTCCCCCCATACCAGTACCAGTTGGGTCTCCACCTTGGATCATAAAGTCCTTGATAATTCGGTGGAAAATCACACCATCATAGTAACCGTCTTTTGAAAGAGCAACAAAGTTTGCTACTGTTTTGGGAGCATGTTCAGGAAAAAGCTTGATACGCAAGTCTCCGTGATTTGTCTTAATGGTCGCCAGCGGACCTTCTACTGTTTCAATTTCTACTTGTGGGAAATGCAATTCTTTTTCTACCATACCAAATCCTTCTAAGGCATCAAAAATGCCATCTTCTTCTAGTGCTTTTGTAATATAATCTGCTTTTTCTTTGATTTTTTCATGAGAAATTCCCATTGCAACGCTGATTCCAGCATAATCAAAGAGTTCCAAGTCGTTGAGTCCATCTCCAAAGACCATGACGTTCTCTGGTTTCAATCCTAGGTGTTCCACAACCTTTTCCACACCTGTCGCTTTGGAGCCTGAAATCGGCACAATATCAGACGAATGCTCATGCCAACGAACCATGCGAAGTTTATCTGAGAGACTGTTCGGCAAGCTCAAGTCATCTCCTTTATCTTCAAAAGTCCACATCTGATAGATGTCTTCTTTTTCATGGAAATCTGGATTCACATCCAAGTCAGGATAAATTGGATTGATAGCCTGACTGATCAGTTCTGTCCGAGTGGATAGTTTGGCAGCATGACTTCCAACCAAGCCATAGTCAATTCCTTCTCTCTTAGTCCACGAAATGTATTCTTCTACATCTTTCTTCTCAATCTTATGTTGATAAACGACATTTCCTTTTTTATCTTCTATGTAGGCACCATTTAAGGTTACAAAAAAGTCCGGCTTGAGGTCTCGAATCTCTGGAACAACACCGAAAATGCCTCGCCCAGAAGCAATTCCAGTCAAAATCCCTTTTTCTCGCAACTGCTTAAAAACCGTGGGAATCGTAGCTGGAATAAAACCTGTCTTTGACGTACGCAGGGTATCATCAATATCAAAGAAGACAATCTTAATCTTCTTTGCCTTGTATTTTAATTTCGCATCCATCTCTCTACCTCTTTCAATCTAACTCTTTCCATTATACCATAAAGTAAAGAAATCCCATATCTTCAAAAAATTTGCTACCTCTTATTCAAATTCTTTGGATAGATACAAAACTAAATCATCATTATTTTGAATAGTGGCATTCATTTCCAACGGTTGGTTTCGATACCAAACTCCCGAACCATCTGGAATATAGCCTCGTTTGATGTACAATCTCTGAGCAGGTCCATAACCTAAATGGAGCCCAACACCAAGCGTCACCTTATTCGATATAAGCTTGACTCGTTTCTCAGCTTCTTCTAGCAGTTGATTTCCAACCCCTTGATTTCGAAAAGGCTCAAACACATTAAAATCTGATAATTCTGGATAGACTTCTGCAAAAGGACCATGTTTAGCAGAGGGCAAAATGGTAATGTAACCCGCTACAACACCATCAATCTCTGCAACTAAGACTTCTCTCTCCTTGCTTTTCTGTTCCAGAAAATATCTAGCCAAAATTTCCTCTCTACCGGGCCAACCTTGGCTGATAAATCCTTGAGATAGATTTTTAATGTCATATTCTTGCATTTTTCTAATTGAACATGTCGTCTTCATAAGATGCTCCTTTAAAGCTTTCTCCTACCATTATAACACGATAATAAAAATTAAAAGAAAAAACCTAGTAAGGCAAAAGAATCTTACTAGATCAAAAGAGAGCCCTTTCTAATAGAGTCCTGTAAAGTCTGAAAAAGAGATTCATAGGACCTGATAAAAAGGCCCGTACGGAGCTGAAAAAGAGGGCCAACCGAATCTGAAAAAAAGACCCGTTGGGGTCTTTTTTTTCTTTAATCTTCGTTTACGAAAGGCATCAAAGCCATTACGCGAGCACGTTTGATAGCTGTTGTTACTTTACGTTGGTTTTTAGCTGAAGTTCCAGTTACACGACGTGG
It includes:
- a CDS encoding GNAT family N-acetyltransferase produces the protein MKTTCSIRKMQEYDIKNLSQGFISQGWPGREEILARYFLEQKSKEREVLVAEIDGVVAGYITILPSAKHGPFAEVYPELSDFNVFEPFRNQGVGNQLLEEAEKRVKLISNKVTLGVGLHLGYGPAQRLYIKRGYIPDGSGVWYRNQPLEMNATIQNNDDLVLYLSKEFE
- a CDS encoding bifunctional Cof-type HAD-IIB family hydrolase/peptidylprolyl isomerase, which codes for MDAKLKYKAKKIKIVFFDIDDTLRTSKTGFIPATIPTVFKQLREKGILTGIASGRGIFGVVPEIRDLKPDFFVTLNGAYIEDKKGNVVYQHKIEKKDVEEYISWTKREGIDYGLVGSHAAKLSTRTELISQAINPIYPDLDVNPDFHEKEDIYQMWTFEDKGDDLSLPNSLSDKLRMVRWHEHSSDIVPISGSKATGVEKVVEHLGLKPENVMVFGDGLNDLELFDYAGISVAMGISHEKIKEKADYITKALEEDGIFDALEGFGMVEKELHFPQVEIETVEGPLATIKTNHGDLRIKLFPEHAPKTVANFVALSKDGYYDGVIFHRIIKDFMIQGGDPTGTGMGGESIYGDSFEDEFSEELYNIRGALSMANAGPNTNGSQFFIVQNQHLPYSKKEIARGGWPEPIAEIYAEQGGTPHLDRRHTVFGQLVDAASFAVLDTIAAVETGAMDKPVEDVVIETIEIED
- a CDS encoding tRNA1(Val) (adenine(37)-N6)-methyltransferase, which gives rise to MQEQLLKPGERINQLFSTDIKIIQNKEVFSYSVDSVLLSRFPRFPKRGLIVDFCAGNGAVGLFASTRTQAQILSVEIQERLADMAERSVQLNGLEEQMQVICDDLKNMPAHIQGSKVDMILCNPPYFKVDPHSNLNESEHYLLARHEIATNLEEICRSAQSILKSNGRLAMVHRPDRLLDILDMLKRHNLAPKRLQFVYPKREKEANMLLIEAIKDGSTSGFKVLPPLIVHNDDGSYTPEIQEIYYGL
- a CDS encoding S1 RNA-binding domain-containing protein, with protein sequence MKIGDKLNGRITGIQPYGAFVELETGVIGLIHISEIRTGFIENIYEVLKIGDEVQVQVVDFDEYTGKASLSIRTLEEEKHQLPRRRRFSNDRIKYGFAPLGRMMPIWTKEALNNLKEKN